One window of Botrimarina mediterranea genomic DNA carries:
- a CDS encoding LamG domain-containing protein produces MVKIISKLRTGASLVALLMTLCVSSADAVVLIDENFDGLPFGPTEEREATTELGMGNVWTKTAPVGWTIDDSQMPGTLGGPDDGTREYYGWNFMHADLFVAPGQDREQFTLATGGVAVADPDEWDDGDNPDALFNSFLKTPTVQLNGARALNIRFDSSWRPEGFDDLGGINNQTATIGASFDVGGGQATLEALRWDSDPAGPFFKNDATNEQVSISLIAPAGATSVSLDFGMTQAYNDWWWAIDNLVVETFNPVALEVDVATGEARIIGTPDAAVEREMFSYQISSAASSLNSVAWEAGNLDAQGVGSGSGPGDFNLDGVVDAADYTVWRDGDASTTGPAGYALWAANYGAEYGGAGSDWDTVISQSSLLSEAVLIGSELLDENFSVSLGNAFLVGGVEDLIFEYAGPDGTVTEGLVVYINPAESSGISVPEPTTWSLGVIIMGLIFGTKRRGFQRPARQAIALGCLVALNVAPAAEAAYTPDRDYRLGENDTLANGPATIGTRVKQNGAGDANDSAGVPNSAGGNNEVITLVPVVGNGPIYRDLSSGPLARPFAGAGEIGLEFSATGADTLRAEPLGSPGESVSSSSATSSIYASGVGPYDYEGVTNRGMQFWTRPSRVNTNQVIVYDTDQHVVGISSNGRWFMQYDYARAPGRTIFGAVDDKVVDTSVPESLAQANQWYHVMLVRPYGAFRKVEDPVDPSDPPTFDGDVSNGPNGGARLYINGVAVAAEGGGFDTSLSYNFGTGQFRGDSVLYVGGFGPTSATGAFQGIQQPFQGIVDDLEMFVTGTSFNGTEWGNFDLAADNGFIANTLAGKGAADLNLDGFEDVNDVNAFVAGWLSENTVNGFVVGDLRSRANGDVNFDGRVDLLDWREINLASPATGTMIGQALGFITIPEPTTTALLAFGVMGLLPRQRK; encoded by the coding sequence GTGGTTAAGATCATTTCGAAACTGCGTACAGGTGCGTCACTTGTTGCATTGCTGATGACTCTGTGTGTCAGTAGCGCTGACGCTGTCGTTCTCATCGATGAGAACTTTGACGGATTGCCGTTCGGTCCGACGGAGGAGCGAGAAGCAACCACCGAACTCGGCATGGGGAACGTCTGGACAAAGACCGCTCCCGTTGGTTGGACGATTGACGACTCGCAAATGCCCGGGACGCTCGGCGGCCCGGACGATGGAACTCGCGAGTACTACGGCTGGAACTTCATGCATGCTGACTTGTTCGTCGCTCCCGGGCAGGACCGCGAGCAGTTCACGCTTGCCACGGGCGGCGTTGCCGTCGCCGACCCCGACGAATGGGACGACGGAGATAACCCCGACGCGCTCTTCAACTCGTTCCTGAAGACACCGACCGTTCAACTCAACGGAGCGCGTGCCCTAAATATCCGCTTCGACTCGAGTTGGAGGCCTGAAGGGTTCGACGACCTCGGCGGGATCAATAACCAAACCGCAACCATCGGCGCGAGCTTTGACGTCGGCGGTGGTCAGGCGACGTTGGAGGCTTTGCGTTGGGACTCGGACCCTGCCGGTCCCTTCTTTAAGAACGACGCCACCAATGAGCAGGTGTCGATCTCTCTGATTGCTCCAGCCGGGGCGACCTCGGTCAGCCTCGATTTCGGGATGACCCAGGCCTACAACGACTGGTGGTGGGCGATCGACAACCTCGTTGTGGAGACGTTCAATCCCGTCGCGCTCGAAGTCGATGTCGCTACTGGAGAAGCTCGAATCATCGGCACACCCGATGCGGCGGTCGAGCGCGAGATGTTCAGCTACCAGATTTCGAGCGCCGCTAGTTCTTTGAACTCGGTCGCTTGGGAAGCGGGCAATCTCGACGCCCAGGGCGTCGGGTCGGGTTCGGGTCCCGGCGACTTCAATCTCGATGGCGTCGTTGACGCCGCCGACTACACCGTCTGGCGGGACGGCGACGCGTCCACCACCGGCCCCGCGGGTTACGCCCTGTGGGCTGCGAACTATGGCGCCGAGTATGGCGGCGCCGGGTCTGATTGGGACACGGTCATCAGCCAGAGCAGTCTGCTGAGCGAAGCCGTTCTGATCGGCTCCGAACTGCTCGACGAGAACTTCTCGGTCTCGCTCGGCAACGCCTTCCTGGTGGGTGGCGTGGAAGACCTGATATTCGAGTATGCCGGCCCCGACGGGACGGTGACAGAAGGCCTCGTGGTCTACATCAACCCCGCCGAGTCGAGCGGAATTAGCGTTCCTGAACCAACTACCTGGAGCCTTGGAGTCATCATCATGGGTCTGATTTTCGGCACGAAACGCAGGGGCTTTCAGCGGCCCGCCCGTCAAGCGATCGCTCTCGGCTGCCTCGTCGCACTGAACGTGGCCCCCGCGGCGGAAGCGGCGTACACGCCCGACCGCGACTATCGACTAGGGGAGAACGACACGCTCGCAAACGGCCCGGCAACCATCGGAACGCGGGTCAAGCAGAATGGCGCCGGGGACGCCAACGACTCGGCGGGGGTTCCCAACTCGGCGGGTGGCAATAACGAGGTGATCACCCTCGTGCCAGTCGTCGGCAATGGCCCTATTTACCGCGACTTGAGCAGTGGACCGCTCGCCCGCCCGTTCGCCGGCGCCGGTGAGATAGGTCTTGAGTTCTCAGCGACAGGCGCCGACACGCTGCGTGCTGAGCCGCTGGGCTCGCCTGGCGAGTCAGTTTCGTCTTCGTCGGCGACGTCCAGCATTTACGCGTCTGGCGTCGGCCCCTACGACTACGAGGGCGTCACCAATCGTGGCATGCAGTTCTGGACCCGCCCGTCGCGCGTCAACACCAACCAAGTCATCGTCTACGACACCGACCAGCACGTCGTCGGCATCTCGTCCAATGGTCGGTGGTTCATGCAGTACGACTACGCCCGCGCCCCGGGTCGGACCATCTTTGGCGCTGTCGATGACAAAGTCGTCGATACGTCGGTTCCGGAGAGCTTGGCGCAAGCCAACCAGTGGTACCACGTGATGCTCGTGCGCCCCTACGGCGCCTTCCGCAAGGTTGAAGACCCCGTCGATCCTAGCGATCCGCCAACCTTTGACGGCGACGTCAGCAATGGACCCAACGGCGGCGCTCGGCTCTACATCAACGGCGTCGCTGTAGCGGCTGAAGGGGGCGGCTTTGACACCTCGCTTTCCTACAACTTTGGCACCGGCCAGTTCCGTGGCGACTCGGTCCTCTACGTCGGCGGTTTCGGCCCGACTTCCGCGACCGGGGCGTTCCAAGGCATTCAGCAGCCCTTCCAAGGGATCGTCGATGATCTCGAGATGTTCGTCACGGGGACATCCTTCAACGGCACGGAGTGGGGCAACTTCGATCTCGCCGCCGACAACGGCTTCATCGCCAACACGCTGGCTGGGAAGGGCGCTGCGGACCTCAATCTCGACGGCTTCGAGGATGTCAACGACGTCAACGCGTTCGTTGCCGGGTGGCTCTCCGAGAACACGGTCAACGGGTTTGTCGTGGGCGACCTCCGCTCGCGCGCCAACGGCGACGTGAACTTCGATGGTCGGGTCGACCTTCTCGATTGGCGTGAAATCAACCTGGCTAGCCCGGCAACGGGAACCATGATCGGCCAAGCCCTCGGCTTCATCACGATCCCCGAACCGACGACGACGGCTCTCTTGGCCTTTGGCGTCATGGGCCTGTTGCCGCGTCAGCGCAAGTAA
- a CDS encoding LamG-like jellyroll fold domain-containing protein has product MIELLRPSCVLIIAALFATSAEAHQGPDPVAHWSFNPRNVVDGVVKASLGPAIKLPTGAKVVADGPGHALDMTGDGSAWATSAPVESKELPRESLTVAAWVSIDEAEAEGGVIGTVGSEGQSGWRLGYDDKAFTFRLRTGDGETVLVGTRPYSKGRWFHVVGVYDGERAELYVNGKLDAEARVSGGDLQYGDETRYVLGSTGGPSGASLRGRLWEVSVYDLAARSEWVTHAFDHLKGLVNLQRDARSDALTMVVEPYLQYGTTDGMTVMWQTTQPGTSIVYFGETDQCEQSVSSDDADIHEVRIEGLEPATMYFYRVETTNDAGQKVASGVSTLTTAVQPGTPFAYAVISDTQYNPVVSGKLSEHAWAQRPSFVLHSGDLVDTGTNDSHWTQHFFPGMQPLISRVPFYSVLGNHEQNASNYYEYVSVPAPEYYYEFRYGDAHFFMIDTNRNVGPDSEQYRWLEEKLASSDAKWKFASHHHPPYSSDEDDYGNLWKQNKSARGDLRARQLSPLYEKYGVDIVWTGHIHSYERTWPVKEEAAVAKDGPIYMVVGGGGGNLESPGPYRPFFQNQVRRTHHYVMVHINGPTLELRSYDLDDHLFDTVRIEKAE; this is encoded by the coding sequence ATGATTGAACTCTTAAGGCCTTCCTGCGTCTTGATCATCGCGGCGTTGTTCGCAACGTCTGCCGAAGCACACCAAGGGCCCGACCCGGTCGCGCACTGGAGTTTCAACCCCCGCAATGTCGTTGATGGCGTCGTGAAAGCGTCGCTTGGTCCGGCGATCAAGCTGCCGACTGGCGCGAAGGTCGTCGCCGATGGCCCCGGCCACGCCCTCGACATGACCGGCGATGGTTCCGCGTGGGCGACCTCGGCTCCTGTCGAGTCGAAGGAGTTGCCGCGTGAGTCCCTGACGGTCGCGGCTTGGGTATCGATTGACGAAGCCGAGGCCGAAGGGGGCGTGATCGGCACGGTGGGGTCCGAAGGCCAATCGGGTTGGCGCCTCGGCTACGACGACAAGGCCTTCACCTTCCGCCTCCGCACTGGTGATGGCGAGACCGTTCTCGTCGGTACGAGACCTTATTCCAAAGGGCGGTGGTTCCACGTCGTCGGCGTCTACGACGGCGAGCGGGCCGAGCTCTACGTCAATGGCAAGCTCGACGCTGAGGCCCGCGTCTCGGGCGGCGACCTCCAGTACGGCGACGAGACTCGCTACGTGCTCGGTTCGACCGGTGGGCCGAGCGGCGCCTCGTTGCGTGGGCGGCTGTGGGAGGTAAGCGTCTACGACCTCGCCGCGCGTTCGGAGTGGGTCACGCACGCTTTCGACCACCTGAAGGGTTTGGTGAACTTACAGCGTGACGCCCGCAGCGACGCGCTGACCATGGTCGTCGAGCCCTACCTGCAGTACGGCACCACCGACGGGATGACCGTCATGTGGCAGACAACGCAGCCCGGCACGTCGATCGTCTACTTCGGTGAGACCGATCAATGCGAACAGTCGGTCTCGAGCGACGACGCCGACATCCACGAGGTCCGCATCGAAGGGCTCGAGCCGGCGACGATGTACTTCTATCGCGTCGAGACGACCAACGACGCGGGCCAGAAGGTGGCGAGTGGCGTCTCCACTCTTACCACGGCTGTCCAGCCAGGGACGCCCTTCGCCTACGCCGTCATCAGCGACACGCAGTACAACCCCGTTGTTTCCGGCAAACTAAGCGAGCACGCCTGGGCGCAGCGGCCGAGCTTTGTGCTCCACTCCGGCGACCTTGTCGACACGGGCACCAACGACTCGCACTGGACGCAACACTTCTTCCCCGGCATGCAGCCGCTCATCTCGCGCGTGCCGTTCTATTCGGTGCTCGGGAATCACGAGCAGAACGCCAGCAACTACTACGAGTATGTCTCGGTCCCGGCGCCGGAGTACTACTACGAGTTCCGCTACGGCGACGCCCACTTCTTCATGATCGACACCAACCGCAATGTCGGGCCCGATTCGGAACAGTACCGGTGGCTCGAAGAGAAGCTCGCCAGCTCCGACGCGAAGTGGAAGTTCGCCAGCCATCATCACCCTCCCTACTCGTCGGATGAAGACGACTACGGCAATCTCTGGAAGCAGAACAAGAGCGCCAGAGGCGACCTCCGCGCGCGGCAGCTTTCGCCGCTCTACGAGAAGTACGGCGTCGACATCGTCTGGACCGGGCACATCCACTCCTACGAGCGGACCTGGCCCGTGAAGGAAGAGGCCGCGGTCGCCAAGGACGGGCCCATTTACATGGTGGTCGGCGGCGGCGGCGGGAACCTCGAGTCGCCCGGCCCCTACCGCCCGTTCTTTCAGAACCAGGTCCGCCGCACCCATCACTACGTGATGGTGCACATCAACGGCCCGACGCTCGAACTCCGCTCGTACGACTTGGACGACCACCTCTTCGACACGGTGCGGATCGAGAAGGCGGAGTAA
- a CDS encoding type II secretion system F family protein produces MTATYFPTFRKLANRLRTARWPSYAGPKGGDWFPTFAPWFMALLGRGGVTPTQRRALLRLIQVAAEERLALAPLVAAWAQEEPSSQRIRLIKLSQSLADGLSIADAVERFPVTLSDEEILLVRFASESGTLVSSLKQYLAIEVDIAAPVRSNLRRAKNYLLMFVLIGTPLALWVYTFIGPALEQIDDDFGVGGSALRPINDLQHFVFDWIVPFSIGAIAILIASRWMTGPWRRLGRSVAPMLFGSVRRLRTAHLLQRLSESCAAGKPLAGALSTLARNHYDPALRHKLLYARNELALGAELWPSFHAAGLLTDNEARALGASERLDANESSGVTVWTLATLADGKQRLAIRKQTWLSMALWLAVVLLFGAFVLVQAIGMFTFLSDIVYHNA; encoded by the coding sequence ATGACTGCTACCTACTTCCCCACCTTTCGCAAGCTCGCCAACCGCCTCCGTACAGCGCGCTGGCCGTCCTATGCCGGCCCTAAGGGAGGCGACTGGTTCCCCACCTTCGCGCCATGGTTTATGGCGCTCTTGGGTCGGGGCGGCGTGACGCCGACGCAGCGACGGGCCCTGTTGCGATTGATTCAAGTCGCGGCTGAAGAACGGCTCGCGCTGGCGCCGCTCGTTGCCGCATGGGCTCAAGAGGAGCCGTCGTCGCAACGCATACGACTCATCAAGCTATCGCAATCGCTCGCCGACGGGCTTTCCATCGCCGACGCCGTCGAGCGGTTCCCGGTTACGTTGAGTGACGAGGAGATTCTGCTGGTCCGCTTCGCCAGCGAGTCTGGCACGCTCGTTTCCTCACTAAAACAGTACCTCGCAATAGAGGTCGACATCGCCGCGCCGGTCCGCAGCAACCTGCGCCGCGCGAAGAACTATCTGCTGATGTTTGTGCTGATCGGGACCCCGCTCGCACTCTGGGTCTACACCTTCATCGGCCCTGCGCTGGAGCAGATCGATGACGACTTTGGTGTGGGGGGCTCGGCGTTACGCCCTATCAACGATCTGCAGCACTTCGTGTTCGATTGGATCGTACCGTTTAGCATCGGCGCCATCGCCATCTTGATCGCCAGCCGTTGGATGACGGGACCGTGGCGCCGCCTAGGCCGCAGTGTGGCCCCGATGCTGTTCGGATCGGTGCGTCGCTTGCGTACTGCTCACCTGCTGCAACGGCTCAGCGAAAGTTGCGCTGCGGGGAAGCCGCTGGCCGGCGCCCTCTCCACACTTGCTCGCAATCACTACGACCCGGCGTTGCGTCACAAGTTGCTCTACGCCCGCAACGAGCTGGCGCTCGGCGCCGAGCTTTGGCCGAGCTTCCACGCAGCGGGCCTGCTGACCGACAACGAAGCGCGTGCGCTCGGCGCCAGCGAGCGGCTCGACGCCAACGAGTCGTCGGGCGTAACCGTATGGACGCTCGCCACGCTTGCCGACGGTAAGCAGCGCCTCGCCATCCGCAAGCAAACCTGGTTGTCGATGGCGCTTTGGCTCGCGGTGGTGCTGCTGTTCGGCGCCTTCGTGCTCGTCCAGGCGATCGGCATGTTTACGTTCCTCAGCGATATCGTCTACCACAACGCCTAA
- a CDS encoding DUF1559 domain-containing protein translates to MRKDTATRNGELKLAAGFTLVELLVVIAIIGILVALLLPAVQAARESARRSTCKNNLHQLGLAFHMHHDTFGYLPPGAVTAEGSMWSYYIMPFIEESGLQQTMSIGENSSGNFQWASPQPYSNSESIYQQDNFKNIRAAETLVPVFRCPSLGLPEAIHDVSFDGWHVMARVPGSYLGSASGIVQNAHLALAPAPGGPSGDHRMAGLDGVLYSFSKTKFSKVTDGLSKTLLVGEGYFDVNAATAKAEQQEPEGGNWKDIWYFGSDDFDTSRGGREGQDLTEALGSTAVAINFQNQFITKNQDYCASPTTDVCQQVQLCYGSAHPGGAQILRCDASVDSVEEGIEAEVWRDLATRAGQIPESLGGRR, encoded by the coding sequence ATGCGGAAAGACACCGCAACACGGAATGGCGAACTGAAGCTGGCGGCAGGCTTCACCCTGGTCGAGCTGTTGGTGGTCATTGCAATCATTGGCATCCTTGTCGCGCTCTTGCTGCCCGCCGTCCAGGCCGCGCGCGAATCGGCTCGACGATCGACGTGCAAGAATAACTTGCACCAACTCGGACTGGCGTTCCATATGCACCACGACACCTTCGGCTACCTCCCGCCCGGAGCGGTCACGGCAGAAGGGTCGATGTGGTCTTACTACATCATGCCGTTTATCGAGGAGAGCGGCCTCCAGCAGACGATGTCCATCGGCGAGAACAGCTCGGGCAACTTCCAGTGGGCGTCTCCGCAGCCGTACAGCAATTCAGAGTCGATCTACCAGCAGGACAACTTCAAGAATATCCGGGCGGCGGAGACTCTCGTGCCGGTGTTTCGGTGCCCGTCTCTGGGGCTTCCCGAGGCGATTCACGACGTTTCGTTTGACGGTTGGCACGTGATGGCCCGGGTGCCAGGGTCGTATCTGGGAAGCGCGTCGGGCATCGTGCAGAACGCCCACCTCGCCCTCGCCCCGGCACCCGGCGGCCCGTCGGGTGATCACCGCATGGCAGGCCTTGACGGAGTCCTCTACTCCTTCAGCAAGACGAAGTTCTCCAAAGTCACCGACGGTCTGTCGAAGACGTTGCTAGTCGGCGAAGGGTACTTCGATGTCAACGCCGCGACGGCCAAAGCCGAGCAGCAAGAGCCGGAAGGGGGCAACTGGAAAGACATCTGGTACTTCGGCAGCGACGACTTCGACACCTCGCGCGGCGGTCGCGAAGGCCAGGACCTTACCGAGGCTCTCGGCTCGACGGCGGTGGCGATCAATTTCCAAAACCAGTTCATCACGAAGAACCAAGACTACTGTGCGTCGCCGACCACCGACGTGTGTCAACAGGTGCAGCTTTGCTACGGCAGCGCCCACCCCGGCGGCGCTCAGATTCTCCGCTGCGACGCCTCGGTCGATTCCGTCGAGGAGGGCATTGAGGCCGAAGTTTGGCGTGACCTCGCCACCCGCGCCGGTCAAATTCCCGAATCGCTAGGCGGTCGCCGTTGA
- a CDS encoding RNA polymerase sigma factor has product MAEIPFHDRVQLLTDQLGLAGVEVLGGLFDLTAQRLVRLAVAITRNQYDGEDAVQAVMTRIAVRPEPLRAAQAPWAYLLRMVRNEALLIARKKKRWITTTHSITDLVTRRRVDELEQEDTHRAVWTALRSLPAAQAEVVVLKTWEGMTFAQIAEVLEESPNTVASRYQYGLQKLADRLKKAAAEAMEDRPLNLGGRR; this is encoded by the coding sequence ATGGCCGAGATACCCTTCCACGACCGCGTCCAACTCCTCACCGACCAGCTCGGGCTCGCCGGGGTCGAGGTGCTGGGGGGGCTGTTTGACCTCACGGCCCAGCGGCTGGTGCGGCTCGCGGTGGCGATTACCCGAAATCAGTACGACGGCGAGGACGCCGTCCAGGCCGTCATGACGCGGATCGCCGTGCGGCCCGAACCGCTCCGCGCGGCACAGGCGCCGTGGGCGTATCTGCTGCGGATGGTGCGGAACGAGGCCCTGCTCATCGCCCGCAAGAAGAAACGCTGGATCACGACGACGCACTCGATCACCGACCTGGTGACCCGCCGCCGTGTCGATGAGCTTGAGCAAGAGGACACCCACCGGGCGGTGTGGACGGCTCTGCGGTCGCTGCCGGCGGCTCAGGCGGAGGTCGTGGTGCTCAAGACTTGGGAGGGAATGACCTTCGCCCAGATCGCCGAGGTCCTTGAAGAGTCGCCCAATACGGTCGCCAGCCGTTATCAGTACGGTCTGCAGAAGCTTGCCGACCGACTCAAGAAGGCGGCGGCCGAGGCGATGGAAGACCGACCTCTTAACTTGGGGGGTCGGCGATGA
- a CDS encoding alkaline phosphatase family protein: MSLSYKTGLWLPLLLALHPGLTFGSQKKVLVIGIDGAGGRYVVEANTPTLDALAASGGARYDFLNEGALTPNPPSGYGASGVNWSTILTGASAAHHGVVDNSFSGSKFDEYPHFFEHAKQFDSDFFTISLANWSPINTEITPDLYADVEVGYDSGTYEQQDVMVRNDAVAALASADPLAQPDAIFLHFDQVDGAGHSYSWGSSQHLAAIENVDALIGDILQALYQRPGVMAQEEDWLVLVTADHGATRGEFGHYAAQGLENWEVPFIISGPSVEAGVAMPQGTLRDVAATALWHLGVDPFVAGLDGTVRGLDYPPIGDLDQDGDLDLDDWAAFLTRIDIPLTGDRFTDYLLGDLNRDGSRGLSDAVSFRTLFEQANGLALDEALLRAAPEPTASALMMFSLLTLSLNSFRTRDD, encoded by the coding sequence ATGTCCTTGAGTTACAAGACTGGTTTATGGCTTCCGCTCCTGCTAGCACTGCACCCGGGTCTCACGTTTGGGTCGCAGAAGAAAGTCCTCGTCATCGGCATTGACGGGGCAGGGGGTCGTTACGTTGTTGAAGCGAATACGCCGACCCTCGACGCCCTCGCGGCGTCGGGGGGCGCTCGCTACGACTTCCTGAACGAAGGAGCGCTCACCCCCAACCCGCCCAGCGGGTACGGCGCGAGCGGCGTCAACTGGTCGACCATCCTCACCGGAGCTTCGGCCGCCCACCACGGAGTCGTTGACAACAGTTTCAGCGGCTCGAAGTTCGACGAGTACCCGCACTTCTTCGAGCACGCCAAGCAGTTCGACAGCGACTTCTTCACCATCTCGCTAGCGAATTGGTCGCCGATTAACACCGAGATCACGCCAGACCTCTACGCGGACGTCGAGGTCGGCTACGACTCGGGCACGTACGAGCAGCAAGACGTAATGGTTCGGAACGACGCCGTCGCGGCGTTGGCTTCGGCGGACCCGCTTGCGCAGCCCGATGCCATCTTTCTGCACTTTGATCAGGTTGACGGCGCGGGTCATTCTTACTCTTGGGGGAGCTCGCAGCACTTGGCGGCGATCGAGAACGTCGACGCGCTGATTGGCGATATCCTGCAGGCGCTCTACCAGCGTCCTGGTGTGATGGCGCAGGAAGAGGATTGGCTGGTCCTCGTCACCGCCGACCATGGAGCAACCCGAGGTGAGTTCGGTCACTACGCCGCGCAAGGCCTGGAGAACTGGGAGGTCCCGTTCATCATCAGCGGGCCCAGCGTCGAGGCCGGGGTCGCGATGCCGCAAGGCACGCTGCGCGACGTCGCGGCTACGGCGTTGTGGCACCTTGGGGTCGATCCCTTTGTTGCCGGCCTTGACGGGACCGTCCGAGGCCTCGACTACCCCCCAATCGGCGACCTTGACCAAGACGGCGATCTTGATCTCGACGACTGGGCCGCATTCTTGACCCGTATTGATATACCGCTCACGGGAGATCGATTCACTGACTACCTCTTGGGCGATCTCAATCGCGACGGGTCGCGTGGCCTGAGCGACGCGGTGTCCTTCCGCACTCTCTTTGAGCAGGCGAATGGCCTCGCACTCGACGAAGCGCTCCTGAGGGCAGCGCCCGAACCCACGGCGTCCGCGTTGATGATGTTTTCACTCCTGACACTCAGCCTCAACTCCTTCCGTACTCGTGATGATTGA
- a CDS encoding type IV pilus modification PilV family protein: MQRIQVNNTRRGVTLVETTIALGLLVALMSVMASLAVRNQRVLADNRAYRLAVDELSNQLDMLTALPADEAATALEALSGEEPVGPVTGATLRGKMADEDYGRRLTVTLSWPAAIKRRPDVTLSAWSFVEDDSTEDQL, translated from the coding sequence ATGCAGCGAATCCAAGTCAATAACACCCGCCGCGGCGTGACGCTCGTCGAGACGACGATCGCCCTCGGGCTGCTGGTCGCCCTGATGTCGGTCATGGCTTCGCTCGCGGTTCGCAACCAGCGGGTGCTCGCCGACAACCGCGCGTACCGCCTTGCGGTGGATGAGCTGTCGAATCAGCTTGACATGCTCACCGCGTTGCCCGCCGACGAAGCGGCGACAGCGCTCGAGGCGTTGAGCGGCGAAGAACCAGTAGGACCGGTCACCGGCGCCACGCTGCGGGGTAAGATGGCGGACGAAGACTATGGGCGCAGGCTAACCGTGACGCTCTCTTGGCCGGCCGCGATCAAGCGCCGCCCCGATGTCACGCTATCAGCATGGTCATTCGTTGAAGATGATTCCACGGAGGACCAGCTATGA
- a CDS encoding PulJ/GspJ family protein: protein MKQRRGYSLVELLVVMAAASTVLTLSAMLIHRTMRLASQTRSFHAEEATAWRLSSQLRRDAAGAVAIDLEVTGAELTVALRDSQAKTIVYRFLGAQVERSQQLEGDRVARDAFVLSSVADWVADEFEDLEAVRIEAMPSRLPVQSLAPVPVRLVVRAGGESTP, encoded by the coding sequence ATGAAACAACGCCGCGGCTATTCGCTGGTCGAGCTGCTGGTCGTGATGGCGGCCGCCTCGACCGTCCTCACCCTATCGGCGATGCTCATCCACCGCACGATGCGTCTGGCGTCGCAGACGCGGTCGTTCCATGCCGAAGAGGCGACCGCTTGGCGGCTCTCCTCTCAGTTGCGTCGCGACGCTGCCGGCGCCGTGGCGATCGACCTTGAGGTGACGGGCGCCGAGTTGACCGTTGCGCTTCGCGATTCGCAAGCGAAGACGATCGTCTATCGGTTCCTCGGCGCCCAGGTGGAAAGATCACAACAACTCGAAGGGGATCGTGTAGCGCGCGATGCCTTTGTGCTGTCGAGTGTCGCTGATTGGGTCGCCGATGAGTTCGAAGACTTGGAGGCGGTACGAATCGAAGCCATGCCGTCGCGGCTGCCGGTCCAATCGTTGGCGCCCGTCCCCGTGAGGCTCGTCGTGCGGGCCGGAGGGGAGTCAACGCCATGA
- a CDS encoding type II secretion system F family protein, translated as MPRYRYEANNDAGAALRGVLTAPSVAAATARLESQGLSVRSVALDDRQIGEAEAPLAAAVDRLVEAPDELAEPLTAYAEEFATGRRRRELVSIAAMLREGDREAVLAAAGSDPAAWSALLAATASGASLQSQFARFVEREATVIEVRRRRRLALAYPLFIGALCLVFVWGLSLVVMPTFNAIFRDFGLELPAFTTFVLALGCFLASGGGLLILGSLLIAAVLWAFYPWWAPGSVRRVVDWLGGIRRATRSLVKARIAAHLANLHEAGLPAPSSFSLLDPNGVEMTSGGNRTSMSAIRYAMSADLPPDSRTRLLRAFAANSNEAAAEVETWTMGMAGPVSVVTLGIVVALSTIALFLPLVRLIEGLS; from the coding sequence ATGCCCCGCTACCGCTACGAAGCGAACAATGACGCCGGCGCCGCTCTCCGCGGCGTGCTTACCGCCCCGAGCGTCGCCGCCGCTACGGCGCGGCTTGAGTCGCAAGGGCTGAGCGTGCGGTCGGTCGCGCTCGATGACCGGCAAATCGGCGAAGCCGAAGCGCCGTTGGCAGCGGCGGTGGATCGGCTCGTGGAAGCGCCTGACGAGCTAGCCGAACCCCTGACGGCGTACGCCGAGGAGTTCGCAACGGGACGCCGGCGCCGCGAACTTGTCTCCATCGCGGCCATGCTGCGGGAAGGAGACCGCGAAGCGGTGCTCGCCGCGGCGGGGAGCGATCCGGCGGCTTGGAGCGCGTTGCTCGCGGCAACAGCCAGCGGCGCCTCGTTGCAAAGTCAATTTGCGCGCTTCGTCGAGCGCGAAGCCACCGTTATCGAAGTGCGGCGCAGGCGACGACTTGCTTTGGCCTACCCGTTATTCATCGGCGCGCTCTGCCTCGTCTTCGTCTGGGGGCTTTCGTTGGTCGTAATGCCGACCTTCAACGCTATTTTCCGAGACTTTGGGCTCGAACTCCCGGCCTTTACCACGTTTGTGCTCGCCCTCGGGTGCTTTCTCGCTAGCGGCGGAGGGCTGTTGATTCTTGGATCGCTGTTAATTGCCGCCGTCTTGTGGGCGTTCTACCCGTGGTGGGCGCCGGGAAGTGTGCGTCGCGTCGTCGATTGGCTCGGCGGAATTCGGCGGGCGACCCGATCGCTGGTGAAGGCGCGGATCGCGGCGCACTTGGCCAACCTCCACGAAGCAGGACTGCCGGCGCCATCGAGCTTCTCGCTGCTGGACCCCAACGGCGTCGAGATGACGTCGGGCGGTAACCGAACATCAATGAGCGCCATCCGTTATGCCATGAGCGCTGATCTCCCACCCGATTCACGTACGCGGCTGCTGCGGGCCTTCGCCGCAAACTCGAACGAAGCCGCCGCCGAAGTGGAGACTTGGACGATGGGGATGGCCGGTCCGGTTTCGGTCGTCACGTTGGGGATCGTCGTCGCATTAAGCACGATCGCGCTCTTCTTGCCGCTAGTACGCCTCATCGAAGGACTCAGCTAG